In Arthrobacter alpinus, a single window of DNA contains:
- a CDS encoding M3 family metallopeptidase: protein MTEEISANPFLAASTLPCQLPNFAAIKDEHYLPAFEAGIAQQLAEIAAITSETGAATFENTVLAMERSGAVLTRVANVFFNIASSHGTPAILALEAQLAPLLSEHADTVLLNSALHERMLAVPLQGLDAEATRLVAEYRKSFTRAGVGLDAVGQARLRELNGQLSSLSTQFSHKVTQAGNEAAVHVLDPAELDGLGADDLATAAAAARTAGYAEGYLLTLILPTAQPALEVLSNRETRRRLHLASVSRGSSPGDSNVLGLAATMASLRAEKASLLGFASEAERSIEPQTAPSLEAVHAMLSPITAAAVRNARAEAEKLAATAGHAIEAWDWAYFSEQVRRDEYGVDLAALRPWFELGSVLENGVFYAASKMYGLTFAERHDLAAYHEDARVWEISNADGSTLGLFVGDFYTRETKRGGAWMNSFVEQSHLLGADAVVVNNLNIPKPPAGEPTLLTFDEVVTCFHEFGHALHGLFSSVTYPKFSGTNVPRDFVEYPSQVNEMWILWPEVLANYAKHYRTGEPLPVGTAEKLTAASLWGQGFATTEYLGATLLDLAWHELAPGAPVEDPLAFEAAALAAAGIDLPAVPPRYRTGYFNHIFAGGYAAGYYSYIWSEVLDADTVAWFKAHGGLTRSNGDHFRETLLRRGFALDPLRAFHDFAGRDADTAPLLARRGLV, encoded by the coding sequence ATGACCGAGGAAATTTCAGCCAACCCGTTCTTGGCGGCCAGCACCCTGCCGTGCCAGCTGCCCAATTTCGCCGCGATCAAGGACGAGCATTACCTGCCGGCTTTTGAGGCCGGTATTGCGCAACAGCTGGCGGAGATCGCTGCCATCACCTCGGAGACAGGGGCAGCCACCTTTGAGAACACCGTGTTGGCCATGGAGCGCAGCGGAGCCGTACTGACGCGCGTGGCCAATGTGTTTTTCAACATCGCCAGCTCCCATGGCACCCCGGCCATTCTGGCACTCGAGGCGCAGCTTGCCCCGCTGCTCTCCGAACATGCTGACACCGTGCTGCTCAATTCTGCCCTCCATGAGCGGATGTTGGCGGTCCCATTGCAGGGTCTGGACGCCGAGGCCACGCGGCTGGTCGCCGAATACCGGAAGTCTTTCACCCGCGCAGGCGTGGGTCTTGATGCTGTCGGCCAAGCTCGATTGCGCGAACTCAATGGGCAGCTTTCCTCGCTCAGCACACAGTTTTCACACAAGGTCACCCAGGCCGGCAACGAGGCCGCCGTGCATGTTTTGGACCCGGCCGAACTCGACGGCCTTGGCGCAGATGACCTCGCAACCGCCGCGGCCGCAGCCCGTACAGCCGGTTACGCCGAGGGTTACCTGTTGACGCTCATCCTGCCCACCGCCCAACCCGCGCTGGAAGTGCTGAGCAATCGCGAGACGCGCCGCAGGCTGCACCTGGCCTCGGTCAGCCGTGGCAGCTCACCCGGGGATTCCAATGTGCTCGGCCTGGCCGCCACCATGGCCTCTCTTCGGGCCGAGAAGGCGTCCCTGCTGGGCTTCGCGTCGGAGGCGGAACGCTCGATCGAACCTCAAACAGCTCCATCGCTGGAGGCTGTTCACGCCATGCTCTCCCCCATCACGGCGGCGGCAGTTCGAAATGCCCGTGCTGAGGCGGAGAAGCTGGCTGCCACGGCAGGCCACGCGATCGAAGCCTGGGACTGGGCCTATTTCTCCGAGCAGGTTCGCCGCGACGAATACGGTGTTGATCTAGCGGCGTTGCGTCCATGGTTTGAGTTGGGCAGTGTCCTGGAGAACGGCGTGTTTTATGCCGCCTCGAAAATGTACGGTTTAACATTCGCCGAACGCCACGACCTCGCCGCCTATCATGAGGACGCTCGGGTCTGGGAAATCTCCAATGCCGACGGTTCCACCCTTGGCTTGTTCGTGGGCGATTTCTACACTCGCGAAACCAAGCGGGGCGGCGCGTGGATGAACTCCTTCGTCGAGCAGTCCCATCTTCTGGGTGCTGACGCCGTTGTGGTGAACAATCTGAATATCCCCAAGCCACCGGCCGGCGAGCCAACACTGCTGACCTTCGACGAGGTGGTGACCTGCTTCCACGAGTTCGGCCATGCCCTGCACGGCTTGTTCTCCTCTGTCACCTACCCAAAGTTTTCCGGCACCAACGTCCCCCGAGACTTTGTTGAGTACCCCTCGCAGGTGAACGAGATGTGGATCCTGTGGCCGGAAGTGCTGGCCAACTATGCAAAGCACTACCGAACGGGTGAACCGCTCCCCGTTGGTACCGCGGAAAAGCTCACGGCCGCTTCACTGTGGGGCCAAGGATTCGCCACCACGGAATACCTCGGTGCAACACTGCTGGATCTGGCCTGGCACGAGCTTGCTCCGGGCGCACCTGTGGAAGATCCACTGGCTTTCGAAGCTGCGGCACTTGCCGCCGCAGGAATTGATCTCCCCGCCGTACCGCCGCGCTACCGCACGGGCTACTTCAACCACATCTTTGCCGGGGGCTACGCGGCAGGCTACTACTCCTACATTTGGAGCGAGGTGCTCGATGCCGACACCGTGGCCTGGTTCAAAGCCCACGGCGGCTTGACCCGCAGCAATGGCGACCACTTCCGTGAGACGCTGCTGCGCCGCGGGTTCGCCCTGGACCCGCTGCGTGCATTCCATGACTTTGCCGGCCGTGATGCCGACACGGCGCCGCTGCTGGCACGGCGGGGGCTGGTCTAG
- the asnB gene encoding asparagine synthase (glutamine-hydrolyzing) has translation MCGIAGYYGYGDDKALLQQMNACIEHRGPDGEGIHTQGNVGLAHRRLSIIDVAHGQEPMYSADGQTVLVYNGEVYNYLELRAELEALGRTFSTKSDTEVVLQSYEEWGDAAFDRFNGMFGFAIHDTKNNRLVLARDHFGIKPLYFATAGTTEAPTLLFGSEIKPLLAANKIERGVDERILYRYLQFRIHDDEPNTFFAGVQKLMPGEKLVVNTVDSESGPAGTVTISSYTRFKEELAELAKVETPYSQAVIDEYRERFTEGVRLRLQSEVPVGTALSGGLDSSAVVATINKLMQEKADATDSLGAKQQTFSAVFPNSINDEEAYADAVLARCEGNVISHKILPQPGEFVEDLEDFVRTMEEPIISSGPYAQYQVMREASKHVTVLLDGQGADEMMAGYIPYYFAYLRQLKKNGQTSKLAKEMLSSSDILFRLARFRIQSKLTLKKEIGIGQLLNKTFTAKYKSEKFANIPDNLKLRLIDDLFHKSLPAVLRYEDKNTMRFSLEGRVPFLDKEVVKFLFSLDDESIIKGGWNKRILRDATRELLPEMISNRRNKIGFTTPEAEWFGHMKEKIYEIFLSSSFGSRPYWNQDAVIYAFEEHLSGKASGSTMVFWRLINTELWLREFFDEPEVKAGIEGKSDYIPNADKQLDITVPNNSGTFRRYPLRTEVFYKETDFDPTVMTYVKRFFDGLPAAGAEHATATSDAPWYLFLSEKIVAMTQGRSIPVWDIKVSNSARFFSKFVTRNPGGIGLASPWSMQLAIDEVGLPKIMYASARSVIGKLQGKSGVFYEVVGHNINAIDGAAGYQVGTSTHSVKYAPVDPDGVATRLSALVRASVPAEYAATFAGTAIMDANDLGVVALGHDTGLSKTVLEDIFRDNPQGQTTETTPMSLVFTQK, from the coding sequence ATGTGCGGAATCGCCGGTTACTACGGTTATGGGGACGATAAAGCCCTGTTGCAGCAGATGAATGCGTGTATAGAACACAGGGGCCCCGATGGTGAGGGCATCCACACGCAGGGCAACGTGGGGCTGGCGCACCGTCGCCTTTCCATCATCGATGTGGCCCACGGCCAGGAGCCCATGTACAGCGCTGATGGCCAGACTGTTTTGGTCTATAACGGCGAGGTCTACAACTACCTGGAGCTGCGCGCCGAGCTGGAAGCATTGGGCCGTACCTTCTCCACCAAATCGGACACCGAAGTAGTGCTGCAGTCCTACGAAGAGTGGGGCGACGCCGCCTTTGACCGCTTCAATGGCATGTTTGGCTTTGCCATCCACGACACCAAGAACAACCGCCTCGTTTTGGCCCGTGACCACTTCGGCATCAAGCCGCTGTACTTCGCCACAGCCGGCACCACCGAGGCGCCCACATTGCTTTTCGGTTCGGAAATCAAGCCGCTCCTGGCTGCCAACAAGATCGAGCGCGGCGTGGATGAGCGCATCCTCTACCGCTACCTTCAGTTCCGCATCCACGACGACGAGCCGAACACCTTCTTTGCCGGTGTGCAGAAGTTGATGCCCGGCGAGAAGCTCGTGGTCAACACCGTGGACAGCGAGTCCGGTCCTGCCGGAACTGTCACGATCAGCTCCTATACACGTTTCAAGGAAGAACTCGCCGAGCTGGCCAAGGTGGAGACCCCGTACTCCCAGGCCGTCATCGATGAATACCGCGAACGTTTCACAGAAGGCGTGCGCCTGCGCTTGCAGTCCGAGGTTCCCGTGGGAACCGCACTGTCCGGCGGCCTGGACTCATCCGCTGTCGTCGCGACCATCAACAAGCTCATGCAGGAAAAAGCTGACGCCACCGATTCCCTGGGCGCCAAGCAGCAGACGTTCTCGGCTGTTTTCCCGAACTCGATCAATGATGAGGAAGCCTACGCGGACGCCGTGCTGGCTCGTTGCGAGGGCAATGTCATCAGCCACAAGATCCTGCCCCAGCCGGGCGAGTTCGTCGAAGACCTCGAAGATTTTGTACGCACCATGGAGGAGCCCATCATCTCCTCGGGCCCCTACGCCCAGTACCAGGTCATGCGTGAGGCCTCCAAGCACGTCACTGTGCTCCTCGACGGCCAGGGTGCCGACGAGATGATGGCCGGCTACATCCCGTATTACTTCGCGTACCTGCGCCAGCTCAAGAAGAATGGCCAGACCTCCAAGTTGGCCAAGGAAATGCTCTCCAGCTCGGATATTTTGTTCCGCCTGGCCCGCTTCCGCATTCAGTCCAAGCTGACGCTGAAGAAGGAAATTGGCATTGGGCAGCTGCTGAACAAGACGTTCACGGCCAAGTACAAGTCCGAGAAGTTCGCCAACATCCCGGATAACTTGAAGCTGCGTCTCATTGACGACCTGTTCCACAAGTCCCTGCCCGCAGTGCTGCGCTACGAAGACAAGAACACCATGCGCTTCTCCCTGGAGGGCCGCGTGCCGTTCCTGGACAAGGAAGTGGTCAAGTTCCTGTTCAGCCTGGACGATGAGTCCATCATCAAGGGCGGCTGGAACAAGCGCATCCTGCGTGACGCCACCCGCGAGCTGCTGCCGGAGATGATTAGCAACCGCCGCAACAAGATCGGTTTCACCACCCCCGAGGCAGAGTGGTTCGGGCACATGAAGGAAAAGATCTACGAGATCTTCCTCTCCAGCTCCTTTGGCTCACGCCCGTACTGGAACCAGGACGCGGTCATCTACGCGTTCGAGGAGCACCTCAGCGGCAAGGCCTCCGGTTCCACCATGGTGTTCTGGCGTCTCATCAACACCGAGCTGTGGCTGCGCGAGTTCTTTGACGAGCCGGAGGTAAAAGCCGGCATCGAGGGCAAGAGCGACTACATCCCCAACGCCGACAAGCAGCTGGACATCACGGTGCCCAACAACTCCGGAACGTTCCGCCGCTACCCGCTGCGCACCGAGGTCTTCTACAAGGAAACCGACTTCGACCCCACCGTCATGACGTACGTCAAGCGTTTCTTTGACGGACTGCCTGCCGCTGGCGCGGAACATGCAACGGCAACCTCGGATGCCCCGTGGTACCTGTTCCTTTCGGAAAAGATTGTTGCCATGACCCAGGGCCGGTCCATCCCGGTATGGGACATCAAGGTCAGCAACTCTGCACGATTCTTTAGCAAGTTCGTCACCCGCAACCCGGGCGGCATCGGCTTGGCCAGCCCCTGGTCCATGCAGCTTGCCATCGACGAGGTAGGGCTGCCCAAGATCATGTATGCCTCCGCTCGTTCGGTCATCGGTAAACTCCAGGGCAAGTCCGGTGTGTTCTATGAAGTGGTTGGCCACAACATCAACGCGATCGACGGCGCCGCCGGCTACCAGGTGGGTACCTCCACGCACTCGGTCAAGTACGCGCCCGTTGATCCCGACGGCGTTGCAACCCGCCTGAGCGCGCTAGTCCGCGCCAGCGTCCCGGCCGAATACGCCGCGACGTTCGCCGGCACTGCCATCATGGACGCGAACGATCTGGGCGTTGTGGCACTTGGCCATGACACCGGGTTGTCCAAGACGGTTCTCGAGGACATCTTCCGTGACAACCCGCAGGGGCAAACCACGGAAACCACCCCCATGTCACTCGTGTTCACACAGAAGTAG
- the pdxT gene encoding pyridoxal 5'-phosphate synthase glutaminase subunit PdxT: MAPIYDGDVTFDSTESTYAGPTVGILALQGDVREHAKAIERCGARAVSVRRPSELAAVDGLIIPGGESTTIDKLSRIFGMREPLMDAIAAGLPVYGSCAGMIMLANDIADPAKDLNGEPQQTLGGLDITVRRNAFGRQVDSFETELDFQGLAPAGQAETPLHAVFIRAPWVERVGEGVEVLAAVKPPEAAQNARIDSEVRAVAVRSQHLLATSFHPEVTGERRIHELFIRMIRGDA, translated from the coding sequence ATGGCGCCCATCTATGATGGGGATGTGACTTTTGACTCTACTGAATCGACTTACGCCGGACCTACCGTGGGCATTTTGGCCCTGCAAGGTGACGTCCGGGAACATGCAAAGGCTATTGAGAGGTGTGGAGCGCGTGCCGTTTCTGTGCGCCGCCCGAGTGAACTCGCCGCCGTCGACGGCCTCATCATTCCCGGTGGCGAATCAACCACCATTGACAAGCTCAGCCGCATCTTCGGCATGCGGGAGCCGCTGATGGACGCAATAGCGGCAGGATTGCCTGTCTACGGCAGTTGCGCCGGCATGATCATGTTGGCCAATGACATTGCCGATCCGGCCAAGGATTTGAATGGTGAACCACAGCAGACCCTCGGCGGTCTGGACATCACAGTGCGCCGCAATGCGTTTGGGCGGCAAGTGGATTCCTTTGAAACCGAGCTCGATTTTCAGGGTCTGGCCCCGGCCGGTCAAGCAGAAACGCCTCTGCATGCGGTCTTCATCCGGGCGCCCTGGGTGGAGCGCGTGGGGGAAGGCGTAGAGGTTCTTGCCGCGGTGAAACCGCCCGAAGCCGCGCAAAACGCTAGGATTGATTCAGAAGTTCGTGCAGTTGCAGTTCGCTCGCAGCACCTGCTGGCCACCTCCTTCCATCCGGAAGTGACTGGGGAACGCCGCATTCACGAACTGTTTATTCGGATGATTAGAGGAGACGCGTAA
- a CDS encoding YebC/PmpR family DNA-binding transcriptional regulator has protein sequence MSGHSKWATTKHKKAILDSRRAKSFAKLIKTIEVAARGGGADLQGNPALELAVSKAKKTSVPADNIDRAIKRGAGLLGDAVDYQTIMYEGYGPQGTAILIECLTDNKNRAASEVRLAVSRNGGNMGDPGSVAYMFTRKGVVSLPKNGLSEDDVLMAVLEAGAEEVKDQGENFEIISDPQDLPAIRTALNDAGIEYESDEAAFVPSMQVELDVENARKFMKLYDALEDLDDVQNIYSSADMSAEVLAALDED, from the coding sequence ATGTCAGGCCACTCCAAATGGGCAACTACCAAGCACAAAAAGGCCATTCTTGACAGCCGCCGCGCAAAGTCATTTGCCAAGCTGATCAAGACCATTGAGGTCGCTGCCCGTGGCGGCGGAGCTGACCTTCAAGGCAACCCGGCATTGGAATTGGCCGTCTCGAAGGCGAAGAAGACCTCGGTTCCGGCGGACAACATTGATCGGGCCATCAAGCGTGGAGCAGGCCTGCTTGGCGATGCCGTTGACTACCAAACCATCATGTATGAGGGTTACGGTCCGCAGGGCACCGCCATCTTGATCGAATGCTTGACCGACAACAAGAACCGCGCCGCCTCCGAGGTGCGACTGGCCGTGAGCCGCAACGGCGGCAACATGGGTGATCCCGGTTCAGTTGCCTACATGTTCACTCGCAAGGGTGTTGTGTCATTGCCCAAGAATGGTCTGAGCGAAGATGACGTGCTCATGGCGGTTCTTGAAGCCGGCGCCGAAGAGGTCAAGGATCAGGGCGAGAACTTCGAAATCATTTCCGATCCGCAGGACCTCCCCGCCATCCGCACGGCCCTGAACGATGCCGGCATTGAGTACGAAAGCGATGAGGCTGCCTTTGTGCCGTCCATGCAGGTTGAACTCGATGTTGAAAATGCCCGTAAATTCATGAAGCTCTACGATGCCCTGGAAGATCTTGATGACGTCCAGAACATCTACTCCAGCGCTGACATGAGCGCCGAGGTTCTCGCCGCACTTGACGAGGACTAG
- the ruvC gene encoding crossover junction endodeoxyribonuclease RuvC yields MRVLGVDPGLTRCGLGVVDVAPNRTATLVGVGVVGSSHELTLDARLLVIAEAIDQWLDAFKPEVLAIERVFAQTNLSTVMGVAQVSGVVMVAAARRGIPVAMHTPSEVKAAVTGNGRADKELVTAMVTRLLRLAEPPRPADAADALALAIAHAWRSGNSFSKDPDGPTAAQRLWREAETKSKVKKNKEKPGPKWN; encoded by the coding sequence CTGCGTGTTCTAGGTGTTGACCCGGGCCTGACCCGGTGCGGACTCGGCGTGGTTGACGTCGCGCCCAACCGCACGGCAACCCTTGTGGGGGTTGGTGTGGTGGGCAGTTCGCATGAACTTACCCTTGACGCCCGGCTGCTGGTCATTGCGGAAGCGATTGACCAGTGGCTGGACGCGTTTAAGCCGGAGGTTCTGGCTATTGAACGCGTCTTTGCTCAAACAAACTTGAGCACCGTCATGGGTGTGGCGCAGGTTTCCGGCGTTGTCATGGTCGCGGCCGCCCGGCGCGGAATTCCCGTGGCCATGCACACGCCGTCGGAAGTCAAGGCTGCCGTGACGGGCAATGGCCGGGCGGACAAGGAACTTGTCACGGCCATGGTGACTCGATTGTTGCGTCTGGCCGAGCCGCCCCGTCCGGCCGATGCAGCTGACGCCTTGGCGTTGGCGATTGCCCATGCTTGGCGCAGCGGAAATTCCTTTTCCAAGGATCCGGACGGCCCCACGGCGGCCCAGCGGCTCTGGCGCGAAGCCGAGACAAAGTCGAAGGTCAAGAAGAACAAGGAAAAGCCGGGCCCGAAGTGGAACTAG
- the ruvA gene encoding Holliday junction branch migration protein RuvA, whose product MISFVRGPVAALSLAQAVIDVNGVGMLVHATPKTLGNLRLGEEATLTTAMIVREDSMTLFGFADDSEREVFDILLTVSGIGPRLALAILSVLEPESIRVGVDSGDGKIFTKVPGVGPKVAGRIVLELKGKLKPTGVVTAAAPATADAMEWKDQVVAAMTSLGWNERDALKAIDAAVSAEPELAEGGNVAAVLRATLRGLGQDNSRAKAGR is encoded by the coding sequence ATGATCAGTTTTGTCCGTGGCCCCGTAGCCGCCCTTTCCCTTGCCCAGGCTGTCATTGACGTCAATGGTGTGGGGATGCTGGTTCATGCCACACCCAAGACGCTGGGCAACTTGCGGCTGGGGGAGGAGGCCACCCTGACAACAGCCATGATTGTGCGCGAAGATTCCATGACGCTCTTTGGCTTTGCCGATGATTCGGAGCGTGAAGTTTTTGACATCCTTCTCACAGTCAGCGGAATCGGACCCCGGCTGGCCCTGGCCATCTTGTCAGTGCTGGAACCGGAAAGTATCCGCGTTGGTGTTGACAGCGGTGATGGGAAGATCTTCACCAAGGTTCCCGGCGTTGGTCCCAAAGTGGCCGGGCGGATCGTGCTGGAACTCAAGGGCAAACTCAAGCCCACAGGTGTTGTGACCGCTGCCGCCCCTGCCACCGCCGATGCGATGGAGTGGAAGGATCAGGTCGTAGCAGCCATGACCAGCCTGGGGTGGAACGAACGTGATGCCCTGAAGGCCATCGATGCCGCCGTGAGCGCCGAACCTGAACTGGCAGAAGGTGGAAATGTGGCAGCCGTGCTGCGCGCCACCCTCCGTGGGCTCGGCCAGGACAACTCCCGTGCCAAGGCCGGGCGCTAA
- the ruvB gene encoding Holliday junction branch migration DNA helicase RuvB translates to MPGLDDSIPLLPGQISIAGDVASRSGAAEIVAPIAEPEERELEAALRPKNLDDFVGQERVRKQLALVLAASKIRGRSADHVLMSGPPGLGKTTLAMIVAAEMNAPLRISSGPAIQHAGDLAAILSSLTEGEVLFLDEIHRMSRPAEEMLYMAMEDFRVDIIVGKGAGATAIPLELPSFTLVGATTRAGLLPGPLRDRFGFTGHLEFYSVAELELVLRRSAGMLDLKLTSAGFSEIAGRSRGTPRIANRLLRRVRDWALVHGIETIDVGSASAALDMYEVDAKGLDRLDRSVLEALVNKFNGGPVGLSTLAIAVGEETETVETVAEPFLVREGMLGRTPRGRIALPAAWEHLGIKMPGNAVAAAMLPIDEDL, encoded by the coding sequence ATGCCCGGATTGGATGATTCAATTCCGCTCTTGCCAGGTCAGATCAGCATCGCCGGTGACGTTGCGTCGCGTTCCGGGGCCGCAGAGATTGTTGCCCCCATCGCTGAGCCCGAAGAACGTGAGCTCGAGGCCGCGCTGCGTCCTAAAAACCTTGATGACTTTGTTGGCCAGGAGCGTGTTCGCAAACAGCTCGCACTGGTGCTCGCGGCATCGAAGATTCGTGGCCGCAGTGCCGACCACGTACTCATGTCAGGTCCTCCCGGCCTGGGCAAGACCACGCTGGCCATGATTGTTGCCGCGGAAATGAACGCTCCCTTGCGCATTAGCTCTGGCCCCGCCATTCAGCACGCCGGAGACCTCGCCGCCATTCTGTCCTCCCTGACCGAGGGGGAGGTGCTGTTTCTGGACGAAATTCACCGCATGTCTCGGCCGGCCGAGGAAATGCTGTATATGGCCATGGAAGATTTCCGCGTTGACATTATTGTTGGCAAGGGTGCCGGGGCTACCGCCATCCCCTTGGAATTGCCCTCGTTCACCCTGGTCGGGGCAACCACCAGGGCCGGTCTGCTCCCCGGGCCACTTCGGGACCGCTTTGGCTTTACCGGGCACCTTGAATTTTATTCGGTGGCCGAGCTGGAACTGGTGCTGCGCCGTTCGGCTGGCATGCTGGACCTGAAACTCACGAGTGCCGGATTCTCAGAAATTGCCGGACGTTCACGGGGCACACCCCGAATTGCCAACAGGTTGTTGCGGCGCGTTCGCGACTGGGCGCTGGTGCATGGCATCGAAACCATCGACGTCGGCTCCGCCTCAGCGGCCCTGGACATGTACGAGGTCGACGCCAAGGGACTGGACCGCCTGGACCGCTCCGTCCTGGAGGCGCTGGTCAATAAGTTCAACGGCGGCCCCGTGGGACTTTCAACCTTGGCTATCGCGGTGGGGGAGGAAACCGAAACCGTAGAAACGGTTGCTGAACCTTTCCTTGTTAGGGAGGGGATGTTGGGACGGACCCCCAGGGGACGCATTGCCCTGCCTGCCGCCTGGGAACACCTCGGCATAAAGATGCCAGGCAATGCAGTGGCCGCGGCGATGCTGCCTATCGACGAGGACCTCTAG
- the yajC gene encoding preprotein translocase subunit YajC, which produces MSGSTFSSTNGFSAVFSSSILAADPAAQAGLLSPMNLVLFAMFALLIFMMVRKQKKTKAAAEEQRSKLAPGVEMMTNFGLFGKVISIDEDENKILLEISPGTTATVHRQTVAKIIAPVEAETVVPDDASSLTLGKLGETGETAEESIERLKNENNKDN; this is translated from the coding sequence GTGTCAGGCTCCACTTTCTCCTCAACGAATGGATTTTCCGCTGTGTTCTCCAGCAGTATCTTGGCCGCAGACCCCGCCGCACAGGCCGGTCTTTTGAGCCCCATGAACCTTGTCTTGTTCGCCATGTTTGCACTCCTGATCTTCATGATGGTCCGCAAGCAGAAGAAGACCAAGGCCGCAGCAGAGGAGCAGCGTTCAAAATTGGCTCCCGGCGTGGAGATGATGACCAACTTTGGCCTGTTCGGCAAGGTCATCTCCATCGACGAGGATGAAAACAAGATTCTCCTGGAGATCTCTCCCGGAACCACCGCCACGGTTCACCGCCAAACAGTGGCAAAGATTATTGCTCCCGTTGAAGCCGAAACCGTTGTACCCGACGATGCTTCCTCGCTGACCTTGGGCAAGCTTGGGGAAACCGGGGAAACCGCCGAGGAATCCATCGAGCGCCTGAAGAACGAAAACAACAAAGACAACTAG